In Arcanobacterium wilhelmae, the following are encoded in one genomic region:
- a CDS encoding peptidoglycan DD-metalloendopeptidase family protein, which translates to MRKTSACLSALALTVAAVWALPAYADERSDLVEKQKEQTQKIENLSSSLEGVDVSLQKAYLQLQQTQGKIPAAQDALAKAEDALSAANREAEANAALLAAARGELAQIGEAITDAQAKAAASRDNLGELARATYRGELQPNALSLIVGATSSKDFLDAYLVSSAISRTQSSSLTQFQQAAAQSENQKARQNAVEAQVTDLKAKADAIVVKREESRAAAQAKQDELTKLEDDLKSQTAALEDRKSEFKKSIQTVTVARDETSAEIAKIDAENRRKAAEAARRAAAAKRSQAAGSASGGGSTESKNTGSGYWLHPPVPAPVYVTSPWGMRIYPFDGSRWMHNGVDLRSSCGEPQRAPADGTVARTVPAPGNSTHGNQIFINHGIVNGSSWVTVTNHLSGFNVRPGQSVKQGEVIGWTGQTGMVTGCHVHFEIWKDGRVINPMSLPSFTQRFG; encoded by the coding sequence TTGCGTAAGACTTCTGCATGTTTGTCGGCGTTGGCGCTCACTGTGGCGGCAGTGTGGGCGCTACCTGCGTACGCTGACGAGCGCTCCGATCTGGTCGAAAAGCAGAAGGAGCAGACTCAGAAGATTGAGAACCTGTCGTCCTCTCTCGAGGGAGTGGATGTGTCGCTCCAGAAGGCGTATTTGCAACTCCAACAGACGCAAGGGAAGATCCCGGCAGCCCAGGACGCGCTTGCCAAGGCTGAGGATGCGCTGTCTGCGGCGAACCGTGAGGCGGAGGCGAACGCCGCGTTGCTTGCCGCTGCGCGCGGCGAACTTGCCCAGATCGGCGAAGCGATCACTGATGCTCAGGCGAAGGCTGCCGCTTCCCGCGATAACCTTGGCGAGCTTGCTCGCGCCACCTACCGTGGCGAGCTCCAGCCGAACGCGCTGTCATTGATCGTTGGCGCGACGTCGTCGAAAGACTTCCTCGATGCCTACCTGGTCTCGAGTGCGATTTCGCGTACGCAATCGTCGTCACTGACGCAGTTCCAGCAGGCGGCTGCGCAGAGCGAGAACCAGAAAGCTCGCCAGAATGCGGTGGAAGCCCAGGTGACCGATCTCAAAGCGAAGGCCGATGCCATTGTCGTCAAGCGCGAGGAGTCACGGGCAGCAGCGCAAGCGAAGCAGGATGAGCTCACCAAGCTTGAGGACGATCTGAAGAGCCAAACCGCAGCGCTTGAAGACCGCAAGTCCGAGTTTAAGAAGTCTATCCAAACGGTCACGGTTGCTCGCGACGAAACGTCGGCCGAGATCGCCAAGATTGATGCTGAGAACCGGCGCAAGGCCGCCGAAGCTGCGCGCAGGGCGGCTGCTGCGAAGCGTTCGCAAGCGGCGGGTTCGGCGTCGGGCGGTGGCTCTACCGAGTCGAAGAACACCGGCTCCGGCTACTGGCTCCACCCACCGGTTCCAGCGCCCGTGTACGTGACGAGCCCGTGGGGCATGCGTATCTATCCGTTCGACGGTAGCCGTTGGATGCACAACGGCGTCGACTTGCGTAGCTCGTGTGGCGAGCCGCAGCGCGCGCCTGCGGACGGCACGGTGGCACGCACGGTTCCTGCGCCCGGAAACTCGACGCACGGCAACCAGATTTTCATCAACCACGGCATTGTGAATGGCTCGTCGTGGGTGACAGTCACGAACCACTTGTCGGGGTTCAACGTGCGCCCGGGTCAGAGCGTGAAGCAGGGCGAAGTGATCGGCTGGACTGGCCAGACCGGCATGGTGACCGGCTGCCACGTCCACTTCGAGATTTGGAAGGACGGCCGGGTGATCAACCCGATGAGCCTTCCGTCGTTCACGCAGCGCTTCGGGTGA
- the smpB gene encoding SsrA-binding protein SmpB — MTQAQKAKAASDAKAMIARNKKALHDYFIDDRFEAGLVLSGTEVKALRMGRASLTEAWIEVDRRGEAWIIGMNIPVYAMGSWTNHRPTAKRKLLLHKDELDELAVRSREKGYTIVPLELYFLRGRAKVEIGIARGKQEWDKRETLKRKQDKRETDRALAEVRRRQR; from the coding sequence ATGACGCAGGCACAGAAGGCGAAGGCCGCCTCGGATGCGAAGGCGATGATCGCGCGCAACAAGAAGGCACTTCACGATTACTTTATCGATGATCGTTTTGAGGCGGGCCTGGTGCTCTCGGGCACGGAGGTCAAGGCGCTGCGCATGGGGCGTGCGTCGCTTACCGAGGCGTGGATCGAGGTGGATCGGCGCGGCGAGGCGTGGATCATTGGCATGAATATTCCGGTGTACGCGATGGGTTCGTGGACCAACCACCGGCCAACAGCCAAGCGCAAGCTCCTGCTCCACAAGGACGAGCTTGACGAGCTCGCGGTACGTAGCCGCGAAAAGGGCTACACGATCGTGCCGCTCGAACTGTACTTCCTGCGCGGGCGCGCGAAGGTGGAGATCGGGATTGCGCGCGGCAAGCAGGAGTGGGACAAGCGCGAAACCTTGAAGCGCAAGCAAGACAAGCGCGAGACGGATCGCGCACTGGCCGAAGTGCGCCGCCGCCAGCGGTAG
- a CDS encoding NADPH-dependent FMN reductase, producing MTYKITVLVGSLRTGSYARKIATEALGMFPEGFEAEIVEIGDLPLYNFDYDNPEQTDAPTPENYTAFRETVKASDGILFVTSENNRTIPAVLKNAVDIGSKPNSDVAWKNRPAGIISHSVGAMGGYSAQKNLRLALSYFDMPMPGQPEVFLGKSPELFGEDGTLVERTEKFVRDYVERFAALVEKTNVNGK from the coding sequence ATGACTTACAAGATTACTGTGCTCGTGGGCTCGCTGCGCACGGGTTCGTACGCTCGCAAGATCGCAACCGAGGCGCTGGGCATGTTCCCGGAGGGCTTCGAAGCTGAGATCGTGGAGATCGGCGATCTGCCGCTGTACAACTTCGATTACGATAACCCGGAGCAGACCGACGCTCCGACCCCGGAGAACTACACGGCGTTCCGTGAGACGGTGAAGGCCTCGGACGGCATCCTGTTCGTGACCTCGGAGAACAACCGCACCATCCCGGCCGTCCTGAAGAACGCGGTGGACATCGGCTCGAAGCCGAACTCGGACGTGGCGTGGAAGAACCGTCCGGCCGGCATTATTTCGCACTCGGTTGGTGCGATGGGCGGCTACTCGGCTCAGAAGAACCTGCGTCTGGCGCTGTCGTACTTCGACATGCCGATGCCGGGCCAGCCTGAGGTGTTCCTCGGCAAGTCGCCGGAGCTCTTCGGCGAGGACGGCACACTCGTGGAGCGCACTGAGAAGTTCGTGCGCGATTACGTGGAGCGTTTTGCGGCTCTCGTTGAGAAGACCAACGTGAACGGCAAGTGA
- a CDS encoding Eco57I restriction-modification methylase domain-containing protein — translation MKPLKGLTGSGSTEWRTSKLPDFSLTDLEKKRLSKQRKLDAKRDPVERNKEGQFATPPSLASSIAKFALQLVSVDEPIMLEPSCGSGAFIYAALSAAEQTGIRYRDIVGVEKDQEFAEVAKNLWSEWGTTIIEGDFLDFATTSSLKADLLIANPPYVRHHHLPKEIKARYSAIVSRVTGRSPSGLSGLYVYFILASQLCLAPGAISAWLIPSEFLDTNYGKSIRKYLAENVSIERIHRFDPDGLVFDDALVTSLILVFRNKQPGKNHKVTFSEGDDINNPEGASLVFPQTSLHGESRWSGYFTQAPRSDLPETEPTLSDLFTIRRGIATGNNSYFIRSRDAVAADGIDDSDLIPVLPPPRRLNLPTISADPDGWPILSEQLVLMSSSEPEATIAAKNPSLAKYFEGADDKTRNSYLVRNRAPWYKVESREPAPILLTYMGRANGKGTPFRFILNYSRAIATNGYLMLYPRGVLENAIQEGSLTLEDVHKALQQFSQESLIAGGRVYGGGLRKIEPKELANVPAGSIFRQLGIRYNTSGDRLF, via the coding sequence ATGAAGCCGCTGAAGGGCTTGACTGGATCTGGGAGCACAGAGTGGAGGACCTCGAAATTGCCGGACTTTAGTCTTACGGATCTTGAGAAGAAACGCCTATCCAAGCAGCGCAAACTCGATGCGAAACGCGACCCTGTGGAGCGGAACAAGGAGGGCCAGTTTGCAACTCCTCCTTCGTTAGCAAGTTCAATAGCAAAATTCGCGCTCCAATTGGTTTCAGTTGACGAACCCATCATGCTCGAGCCGTCATGCGGCTCCGGAGCTTTCATTTATGCTGCCCTGTCAGCTGCAGAACAAACTGGCATTAGGTATAGGGACATCGTTGGAGTTGAGAAGGATCAGGAATTTGCTGAGGTAGCAAAGAATCTATGGAGTGAGTGGGGAACAACGATCATTGAAGGAGATTTCCTCGATTTCGCTACAACCTCTTCACTCAAAGCAGATCTGCTCATTGCTAACCCACCGTACGTTCGTCACCATCATTTGCCAAAAGAAATCAAAGCTCGTTACAGCGCAATCGTGTCGCGCGTCACTGGACGATCACCTTCCGGTCTGTCAGGGCTTTACGTCTACTTCATTCTCGCTTCCCAGCTGTGCCTAGCGCCAGGCGCAATATCCGCATGGCTCATACCATCTGAGTTTCTCGATACAAACTATGGAAAATCTATTCGGAAATACCTGGCCGAAAATGTGTCTATCGAGCGGATTCACCGATTCGATCCCGATGGATTAGTTTTTGATGACGCATTAGTCACATCTTTAATACTCGTCTTTAGGAACAAACAACCCGGCAAGAATCATAAAGTCACTTTCTCCGAGGGCGATGACATCAACAACCCAGAAGGCGCAAGTCTCGTATTCCCGCAGACTTCACTGCACGGAGAAAGCCGCTGGAGTGGATACTTCACGCAAGCTCCACGTTCCGACCTGCCGGAAACTGAACCTACGCTTTCTGATTTGTTTACTATTCGTCGTGGAATAGCAACGGGAAATAATTCTTATTTCATCCGCTCTAGAGATGCGGTCGCAGCAGACGGAATCGACGATTCGGATCTCATTCCAGTGCTTCCCCCGCCCCGAAGGCTAAACCTTCCAACCATTTCTGCTGATCCGGATGGCTGGCCAATCTTATCTGAACAGCTTGTCCTGATGAGTTCCTCTGAACCTGAAGCAACGATTGCGGCCAAGAACCCAAGTCTCGCAAAGTACTTTGAAGGTGCTGATGACAAGACACGCAACTCCTACTTGGTACGCAATCGCGCGCCCTGGTACAAAGTTGAGAGTCGAGAACCCGCACCCATTTTGCTGACCTACATGGGGCGCGCTAACGGCAAAGGCACCCCATTTAGGTTCATTCTCAATTACTCGAGAGCAATTGCAACCAACGGTTATCTAATGCTCTATCCACGCGGCGTACTCGAAAACGCTATCCAAGAGGGCTCTCTTACGCTTGAAGACGTACACAAAGCTTTGCAACAGTTCTCCCAAGAATCATTGATAGCTGGAGGACGAGTTTATGGAGGAGGACTCAGGAAGATCGAGCCGAAAGAGCTCGCTAATGTCCCGGCCGGTTCAATCTTCCGCCAGCTTGGGATTCGGTATAACACGAGCGGGGACCGCCTGTTCTAG
- a CDS encoding XamI family restriction endonuclease, which yields MSKPNINRHRVDLWKEDVYRSVKMYNEWFLDAAPEAYRGSRSAVIDEVEQLFKATAYMNRLTPQDIIDAPQIMGILRMVTAPPIARDRLVGLANVPKSLVNSLEAGDLPTRMTDKDLRDNLERIISIIMELLDDTLFEWVATKTPPSEKQIELASVVVGDRRCGAVTDPIIRNAQEARQLTVMRAWLTARGYKEERYARNLSLKDLPPGTFSVHHNVPVENRDGKLINMPIDLVVQPHTPNQSGFPVLIEAKSAGDFTNTNKRRKEEAAKAHQLKRTYGDELDLLLLLCGYFDAGYLGYEAAEGLDWIWEHRVEDLEIAGL from the coding sequence ATGAGTAAACCAAATATCAACCGACATCGTGTGGATCTTTGGAAGGAGGACGTGTACCGATCGGTGAAGATGTACAACGAATGGTTTCTCGACGCCGCTCCCGAAGCGTATAGAGGTTCCCGTTCCGCCGTGATTGACGAAGTCGAGCAGCTTTTCAAAGCTACCGCCTACATGAATAGGTTAACCCCGCAAGACATTATAGATGCCCCGCAGATTATGGGAATTCTCCGCATGGTCACTGCTCCACCAATAGCTCGGGACAGATTGGTTGGTCTCGCCAATGTTCCCAAATCTCTTGTCAATAGCCTCGAGGCTGGCGATTTACCAACTCGAATGACTGACAAGGATTTACGAGATAATTTAGAGCGGATTATTTCGATAATCATGGAGCTTCTAGACGACACTCTTTTTGAATGGGTTGCCACGAAGACGCCGCCTTCCGAGAAGCAGATTGAGCTTGCCTCAGTTGTTGTGGGCGATCGCCGATGCGGTGCAGTTACAGACCCCATCATTAGAAACGCGCAAGAAGCGAGACAATTGACAGTCATGCGCGCATGGCTGACTGCCCGCGGGTACAAAGAAGAACGTTACGCCAGGAATCTCTCTCTTAAAGATCTACCACCAGGAACTTTTTCCGTGCACCATAACGTTCCGGTAGAAAATCGAGACGGAAAGCTCATAAATATGCCGATTGACCTCGTAGTGCAACCACATACACCAAACCAGTCCGGATTCCCTGTACTTATTGAGGCTAAGAGTGCTGGCGACTTCACAAACACAAACAAGAGACGAAAAGAAGAGGCAGCTAAGGCACATCAATTGAAGCGCACTTACGGCGATGAACTTGACCTTCTTCTGCTTTTATGCGGTTATTTTGATGCAGGGTATCTTGGCTATGAAGCCGCTGAAGGGCTTGACTGGATCTGGGAGCACAGAGTGGAGGACCTCGAAATTGCCGGACTTTAG
- a CDS encoding AAA family ATPase, translating to MRGPIRQIRVNSATFTDCTVDLSYLNFFFGRNGAGKSTIARTLGLGHGLTWDTNVDADDYSVMVYDRGFVDENFSTYESLNGVFTLGKANIEAEKKLAILRQDRDEHTRVAKHHEDEASAKQAQLEQLTANFHDECWEKSKDLRDQFSETQHGRKQKRTFAEAVLTTADPKEQDLSELEALYTAAFDKQATTHPLLDLVDIQPPDDRLMGAAIVNTANTDFARFIDTINAADWVRHGNATFSTSDGDPCPFCQQELPEGFTETLVACFDDAYEQSLADLQTFADTYKAAARQAWNVPLSTTMTAAPPQLETKEYDTYVELLRAKLQANVETIEHKLRTPSSQLQLDDTTSVIDDLNQLITDANEAIEAHNKVVANQKQQRKICTERVWQHIADHLAHIVTSYGNEAKKLADEIDAATLIAKSARASVKDLDTQIQQLLGSVVNTSVVKEQINTVLRESGFQGFHLDDVPGKKNAYRVVRLDGTTAENLSEGERNFIAFLYFYFLIQGSLEQAEYLRNNIVVIDDPVSSMDSGAMFIVAAHIRELIKICQNNVDYRHDTGRGNHIKQIIILSHNPYFYREVSYPNLNDYRYASYFLIKKTDNVSRVNLCVRHGQDAPSQKENYTPVLNSYAALWNEYKEASSSITVLNVTRRILEHYFLQLCGYDSADLTTTLLKDNRDKFIHTNGEGIEDLADYHLVTSMLTCISHHKNGLEDDTYLIAEDHDPNQLRHIFQLIFTLMGQEQHYKMMNGQHAVEFAPAEARSK from the coding sequence ATGCGAGGCCCGATTAGGCAAATCAGGGTCAACTCAGCTACCTTCACGGATTGCACCGTTGACTTGAGTTACCTCAATTTCTTCTTCGGCCGAAACGGAGCAGGTAAATCAACAATCGCACGCACCCTAGGCTTAGGACACGGCCTGACCTGGGACACGAATGTTGATGCAGACGACTACTCAGTCATGGTCTACGATCGCGGATTCGTTGATGAGAATTTCTCCACCTACGAATCACTCAACGGCGTCTTCACCCTCGGCAAAGCCAATATCGAGGCAGAGAAGAAACTCGCCATCCTCCGCCAAGACCGCGATGAACACACTCGCGTTGCCAAGCATCACGAAGACGAAGCCTCCGCGAAACAAGCACAGCTCGAACAACTAACGGCAAACTTTCACGACGAGTGCTGGGAAAAGTCAAAAGACCTCCGCGACCAGTTTTCTGAAACCCAACACGGTCGAAAGCAGAAACGAACCTTCGCCGAAGCCGTACTCACCACAGCCGATCCGAAGGAACAAGACCTGAGCGAACTAGAAGCGCTCTACACTGCGGCCTTCGACAAGCAAGCAACGACCCACCCGCTCCTCGACCTCGTCGACATTCAGCCCCCCGATGATCGCCTCATGGGCGCGGCGATCGTCAACACGGCTAACACAGACTTCGCCAGATTCATCGACACCATCAACGCTGCTGACTGGGTCAGGCACGGCAACGCCACATTCTCCACCAGCGACGGAGACCCTTGCCCCTTTTGCCAGCAAGAACTACCCGAAGGATTCACAGAAACTCTGGTCGCGTGCTTCGATGACGCCTACGAACAGTCGCTCGCAGACTTACAGACCTTCGCCGACACGTATAAGGCCGCCGCGCGCCAAGCATGGAATGTTCCGCTCAGCACCACTATGACGGCTGCTCCACCCCAGCTAGAGACAAAAGAGTACGACACCTACGTCGAACTCCTGCGGGCGAAGCTACAAGCCAACGTGGAAACCATCGAACATAAACTGAGAACACCCAGTAGTCAGCTACAGCTTGACGACACCACAAGTGTGATCGACGATCTCAACCAGCTCATTACTGACGCCAACGAAGCGATCGAGGCTCACAATAAGGTCGTCGCAAACCAAAAACAGCAACGCAAGATCTGTACCGAACGAGTATGGCAGCATATCGCCGATCACCTTGCTCACATTGTCACCAGCTATGGGAACGAAGCAAAGAAGCTAGCAGACGAGATTGACGCAGCCACGCTAATAGCGAAGTCAGCTCGTGCTTCGGTTAAGGATCTCGACACGCAGATCCAGCAACTTCTCGGTTCAGTCGTTAACACAAGCGTCGTCAAAGAGCAGATCAACACCGTCCTGCGAGAATCTGGATTCCAAGGCTTCCATCTCGATGATGTACCCGGCAAGAAAAACGCCTATCGCGTAGTCCGCCTCGACGGCACCACCGCCGAAAACCTATCCGAAGGCGAACGAAACTTCATCGCCTTCCTCTACTTCTACTTCCTCATCCAAGGAAGCCTGGAGCAGGCAGAATACCTCCGGAACAACATCGTGGTCATCGATGATCCCGTCTCAAGCATGGACTCCGGCGCAATGTTCATCGTCGCCGCCCACATCAGAGAACTCATCAAGATCTGTCAAAACAACGTTGACTACCGCCACGACACCGGACGCGGCAACCACATCAAGCAGATCATCATCCTGTCCCACAACCCATACTTCTATAGAGAAGTCTCCTACCCCAACCTCAACGACTACCGCTACGCCTCCTACTTCCTCATCAAGAAAACCGACAACGTATCCAGAGTCAATTTGTGCGTACGTCACGGGCAAGACGCCCCCTCCCAAAAGGAAAACTACACCCCCGTCCTCAACTCCTACGCAGCGCTATGGAACGAATACAAAGAAGCATCTTCTAGCATCACGGTACTGAACGTCACCCGCAGGATCTTGGAGCACTACTTTCTCCAACTCTGTGGCTACGACAGCGCCGACCTCACCACAACCCTGCTCAAAGACAACCGGGACAAATTCATCCACACGAACGGCGAAGGAATCGAAGACCTTGCCGACTACCACCTCGTCACGTCCATGCTCACCTGCATAAGCCACCACAAGAACGGACTCGAGGACGACACCTACCTCATCGCCGAAGACCACGACCCCAACCAACTACGCCATATCTTCCAACTCATCTTCACCCTCATGGGACAAGAACAGCACTACAAGATGATGAATGGACAACACGCGGTCGAATTTGCGCCAGCAGAAGCGAGAAGCAAATGA
- a CDS encoding helix-turn-helix domain-containing protein — MNTGSEIENWVNLDDVATHLSVSKDTVRNWTKEGRLPAYKAGKMYKYKLSEVDQWLREGKLDQENTVG; from the coding sequence ATGAACACAGGAAGCGAAATAGAAAACTGGGTCAACCTTGACGACGTAGCAACCCATCTGAGCGTCAGCAAGGACACCGTGCGTAACTGGACAAAAGAAGGACGCCTACCCGCATACAAGGCCGGGAAAATGTACAAATACAAGCTCTCGGAAGTCGACCAGTGGCTTCGTGAAGGAAAACTCGATCAGGAGAACACCGTTGGATAA
- a CDS encoding sigma-70 family RNA polymerase sigma factor gives MVFNNKRTLTVRFEREDSTERFPSSRYSVQVTQDEVDVMVKCDYVQRLAVADDPASVERRDPNEILEQEVARPEYNAAKSHFRNTTYRATTPRDAEEPVSVIEGELTSDGYLVSEDSSDPADAWVGEIRIWDAINSLPERDRNVLVDVRLNGFTQAEVAAKYGVTQPVIFKILRRATDVLKEKLS, from the coding sequence ATGGTTTTCAACAACAAGCGCACCCTCACGGTGCGTTTTGAACGCGAGGATTCGACCGAGCGTTTCCCGTCCTCTAGATACTCCGTCCAGGTCACCCAAGACGAGGTAGATGTCATGGTCAAGTGTGACTACGTACAGCGTCTAGCTGTAGCTGATGATCCAGCATCGGTGGAGCGTCGTGACCCGAACGAGATTCTCGAGCAGGAGGTCGCCAGGCCTGAGTACAACGCTGCGAAGTCCCACTTTCGCAACACCACCTACCGAGCCACCACCCCACGGGATGCGGAAGAGCCAGTGTCGGTGATTGAAGGAGAGCTCACCTCCGACGGCTATCTCGTCAGCGAAGATTCTTCCGATCCGGCTGATGCGTGGGTGGGGGAGATTCGCATCTGGGACGCGATCAATTCTCTGCCTGAGCGTGACCGAAACGTCCTGGTCGATGTGCGACTCAACGGTTTCACCCAGGCCGAAGTCGCCGCCAAGTACGGGGTTACCCAACCGGTGATCTTCAAGATCCTGCGGCGCGCCACCGACGTGTTGAAGGAGAAGTTGTCATGA
- a CDS encoding DUF2800 domain-containing protein, translating into MPPNDHALLSASSAHRWLECPPSVLASLEVADTSSAAAEQGTAAHELAEFKLRRALHLNPTVRPVSDWHDAEMETHTDDYVAYIQQVLASVKESTPDPLVCVEQRLDFSHVVPDGFGTGDCVIVADGIIHVIDLKYGAGVLVEAEENPQLKLYALGALHAFEALYEPGEVVVHIFQPRRDNVTSWTTTATELTTWAETEVAPKAELAVAGEGEFCPGAWCQFCKIASTCRARAQANLDLARFEFAPPAELTDAEIAEVLAQLPQLTKWAADVEAYATSLAVNQGKTWGGFKLVAGRSMRKYANESKVVEALEAAGCTDVFDQKLRTITTLEKQLGKKRFAEILAGLVVKPAGKPSLVPLSDKRPALEIRDAGSEFTLITDN; encoded by the coding sequence ATGCCACCGAATGACCACGCACTCCTAAGCGCATCGAGCGCTCATCGGTGGTTGGAGTGCCCGCCGTCGGTTCTCGCCAGCCTCGAGGTCGCGGACACATCGTCGGCGGCCGCGGAGCAGGGGACAGCGGCTCACGAGCTGGCCGAGTTCAAACTCAGGCGCGCTCTCCATCTCAACCCTACTGTCCGTCCGGTCTCGGATTGGCACGACGCCGAGATGGAGACCCACACGGATGACTACGTCGCCTACATCCAACAGGTTCTAGCTTCGGTCAAGGAATCGACTCCGGATCCGTTGGTGTGTGTCGAGCAGCGCCTGGACTTCTCCCACGTCGTCCCAGATGGTTTCGGTACCGGTGACTGCGTGATCGTTGCTGACGGGATCATCCATGTCATCGACCTCAAGTACGGGGCCGGTGTCCTGGTTGAGGCTGAGGAGAACCCACAGCTCAAGCTCTACGCTCTGGGCGCACTCCACGCGTTCGAGGCCTTGTATGAGCCAGGCGAGGTGGTGGTGCATATCTTCCAGCCACGAAGGGACAACGTCACCTCCTGGACCACCACCGCCACCGAGCTCACCACGTGGGCTGAGACCGAGGTGGCACCAAAAGCTGAACTCGCCGTGGCGGGCGAGGGCGAGTTTTGTCCCGGGGCGTGGTGTCAGTTTTGCAAGATCGCATCAACCTGCAGGGCCAGAGCACAAGCCAACCTTGACCTGGCCAGGTTCGAATTCGCCCCACCAGCAGAGCTCACGGATGCCGAGATTGCCGAGGTGTTGGCTCAGCTGCCACAGCTGACGAAGTGGGCGGCTGATGTGGAGGCGTATGCGACGTCGCTTGCGGTCAACCAGGGCAAGACCTGGGGCGGGTTCAAGCTCGTCGCCGGCCGCTCGATGCGCAAATACGCCAACGAATCCAAGGTGGTTGAGGCGCTCGAAGCAGCCGGTTGTACGGACGTGTTCGACCAGAAACTGCGCACCATCACCACGCTCGAAAAGCAACTGGGCAAGAAACGGTTCGCCGAGATCCTGGCAGGCCTCGTGGTCAAACCAGCGGGCAAACCATCCCTCGTGCCCCTCTCCGATAAACGCCCCGCCCTCGAGATTCGGGATGCGGGTAGTGAATTCACGTTAATAACCGATAACTAA
- a CDS encoding DUF2815 family protein, producing MSNTETRVVTNEVRLSYANIFEAKSINGSKPKYSVSLIIPKSDTATIAKIEKAIDAAIDQGVAKFGGKKPNKAALKLPLRDGDIDKDDPAYADAFFVNANSTTPPQVVDQALNPILDANEVYSGCYGRVSISFYAFNTNGNRGIACALGNIQKIRDGEPLGGGRVSAESDFAAFTAGEDFLN from the coding sequence ATGTCCAACACTGAGACCCGTGTGGTCACCAATGAGGTCCGCCTGTCGTATGCCAACATTTTCGAGGCGAAGTCCATCAACGGCTCCAAGCCCAAGTACTCAGTCTCCTTGATTATCCCCAAGTCCGACACGGCCACGATCGCCAAGATCGAGAAAGCCATCGACGCCGCCATCGATCAAGGCGTGGCGAAGTTTGGTGGGAAGAAGCCCAACAAGGCTGCCCTCAAGCTCCCGCTGCGTGACGGCGATATCGACAAGGACGACCCAGCCTACGCTGATGCGTTCTTCGTCAACGCCAACTCCACCACGCCACCCCAGGTCGTCGACCAGGCGTTGAACCCGATCCTGGACGCCAACGAGGTCTACTCCGGTTGCTATGGGCGCGTGTCGATCTCGTTCTATGCGTTCAACACGAACGGTAACCGGGGTATCGCCTGCGCGCTGGGCAACATCCAAAAGATTCGCGACGGCGAACCACTCGGTGGCGGCCGCGTCAGTGCAGAGTCTGACTTCGCCGCCTTCACGGCCGGCGAGGACTTCCTCAACTAG
- a CDS encoding DUF1049 domain-containing protein, translated as MSECYTAALLAGTTLFVAWAIGSIVGSVLGAWLTSWFENRAIRKDRERIEQLMAETEAQREQYRMRTKE; from the coding sequence ATGAGCGAGTGCTACACCGCCGCTTTGTTGGCAGGAACGACTCTTTTTGTTGCTTGGGCGATCGGCTCCATCGTCGGGTCCGTGCTGGGAGCATGGCTGACCTCATGGTTTGAGAACCGTGCGATCCGCAAGGACCGTGAGCGTATCGAACAGCTCATGGCAGAGACCGAAGCGCAGCGCGAGCAGTACCGCATGCGCACCAAAGAGTAA